The Fusarium oxysporum Fo47 chromosome II, complete sequence genome includes a region encoding these proteins:
- a CDS encoding RTA1 like protein-domain-containing protein, whose product MAGYIFYNYNPNMVAAVIFIAVFGLSALLHTYQLIRSRTWYFIPFLIGCLFECVGYVGRALSAQEAPDFTKNPYIIQSLLLLLGPALLAASIYMVLGRLIRLLDAGDLSIISPRWLTKVFVAGDVMSFLAQSAGGGMLATAKTKSAVKRGENIIVGGLGIQIIFFGFFMVVTLVFHLRINRNPTQKSQEITTPWKKLLIVLYSASLFIMVRSVFRVAEYVMGKDSELQSKEYFIYIFDALLMSLVVVSLNVFHPSRVINHDKDRKRIVSQDGYALESQPVGGDDRDRRYSLSPVRPKHTH is encoded by the exons ATGGCGGGATACATCttctataattataaccctaatatGGTGGCAGCTGTCATCTTTATTGCTGTCTTCGGTCTCTCTGCATTATTACACACCTACCAGCTTATTCGATCGCGAACATGGTACTTCATTCCGTTTTTGATCGGATGTCTTT TTGAGTGTGTAGGCTACGTCGGTCGAGCTCTATCAGCGCAAGAAGCACCAGACTTCACCAAGAACCCCTACATCATCCAgtctcttctcttgctgctcGGTCCAGCCCTCCTCGCTGCTTCGATTTACATGGTTCTCGGCCGTCTCATTCGACTTCTCGATGCTGGCGACctttccatcatcagccCCAGATGGTTGACTAAGGTCTTTGTTGCTGGCGATGTCATGTCCTTCCTTGCACAGAGTGCTG GTGGTGGTATGCTCGCAACAGCAAAGACTAAGAGTGCTGTCAAGCGAGGCGAGAACATCATCGTCGGTGGCCTAGGCATTCAGATCATTTTCTTCGGCTTCTTCATGGTCGTCACTCTCGTCTTCCACCTCCGCATCAACCGCAACCCTACACAAAAGTCTCAGGAGATCACAACGCCTTGGAAGAAGCTCCTCATCGTTCTTTACTCAGCCAGTCTGTTCATCATGGTCCGATCCGTCTTCCGTGTCGCCGAGTATGTCATGGGCAAGGACAGTGAGCTCCAATCGAAGGAGTACTTTATCTACATCTTCGATGCTCTCCTCATGAGTCTCGTTGTGGTCTCCCTCAATGTGTTCCATCCCAGCCGCGTGATCAACCATGATAAGGACAGGAAGCGAATTGTCAGCCAGGATGGATATGCGCTGGAGAGCCAGCCCGTGGGCGGAGATGACAGAGACCGACGATACTCACTCTCACCTGTCCGTCCTAAGCATACCCATTGA